Proteins co-encoded in one Leucobacter exalbidus genomic window:
- a CDS encoding amino acid ABC transporter ATP-binding protein, with the protein MTIVTDNQAPARPGAHQPGESLVEIRRVRKSFGNHQVLRDVSLAVPAGTVTVLLGPSGSGKSTLLRCVNHLETIDGGRIIVDGELIGYRQAGAKTHEMTPRQIAKQRRSIGMVFQKFNLFPHLTALENVCEAPIGVVRRSKSQARARAIELLDRVGLADFAGHYPAQLSGGQQQRVAIARALAMDPKLMLFDEPTSALDPELVGDVLDVMRELAREGMTMIVVTHEIGFARGVADQVVFMDGGVVVEAGTPEDVLGNPQRQRTRNFLESVK; encoded by the coding sequence ATGACGATCGTGACTGATAACCAGGCGCCCGCCCGCCCAGGCGCACACCAGCCGGGCGAATCACTCGTCGAAATTCGGCGCGTGCGCAAAAGCTTCGGCAACCATCAGGTGCTGCGCGATGTTTCGCTCGCGGTGCCCGCCGGCACCGTCACGGTGCTGCTGGGCCCCTCGGGCTCGGGCAAATCGACGCTGCTGCGCTGCGTGAATCACCTCGAGACCATCGACGGCGGCCGCATCATCGTCGACGGTGAGCTGATCGGCTACCGCCAGGCGGGGGCAAAAACCCACGAGATGACGCCCAGGCAGATCGCGAAGCAGCGCCGCAGCATTGGCATGGTGTTTCAAAAGTTCAACCTGTTTCCGCACCTCACCGCGCTCGAGAACGTGTGCGAAGCCCCCATCGGGGTGGTGCGGCGCAGCAAGAGCCAGGCGCGTGCGCGGGCCATCGAACTGCTCGACCGCGTGGGGCTCGCCGATTTCGCGGGCCACTACCCGGCGCAGCTGTCGGGTGGCCAGCAGCAGCGCGTGGCGATTGCCCGCGCGCTCGCCATGGATCCCAAACTGATGCTGTTTGACGAGCCGACGAGCGCGCTCGACCCCGAGCTCGTGGGTGACGTACTCGACGTGATGCGTGAGCTCGCTCGCGAGGGCATGACCATGATCGTGGTGACCCACGAGATCGGGTTCGCCCGCGGCGTCGCCGACCAGGTGGTGTTCATGGACGGCGGGGTCGTGGTTGAAGCAGGAACGCCCGAGGACGTGCTCGGAAACCCGCAGCGCCAGCGCACCCGCAACTTCCTCGAGAGCGTGAAATAA
- the pgm gene encoding phosphoglucomutase (alpha-D-glucose-1,6-bisphosphate-dependent), which produces MHERAGVPATVEDLIDVEALLAAYFAEVPDPRVAAERVVFGTSGHRGSSLKRSFNEAHIIAISAAIAEYRAAQGIAGPLFIGGDTHALSEPAEHTAREVLAAAGVHVLARSGSGDEVFVPTPALSHAILAHNAGRDADDPQRADGIVITPSHNPPGDGGFKYNPPHGGPADTDATNWIAARANELLESGVAQVPRAGRDGVEGTPVGRYDFLGEYVESLGEVIDMAAIREAGVRFAAHPLGGASVAYWAAIRDRFELDLTVLGPGVDPQWAFMHLDWDGKIRMDPSSANVMSTVAEHRDDFAIVTGNDADSDRHGVVTRDAGLMNPNHYLAVAIDYLLSHRPDWPVTAGIGKTLVSSALIDRVVAGHGRELLEVPVGFKWFVPGLADGSVVFGGEESAGASFQRFDGSAWSTDKDGILLALLAAEILAVTGQTPSERYRELADRFGEPAYARIDAAATPEQKARLGALSAADVTATELAGDPITAILTEAPGNGARIGGLKVQTANAWFAARPSGTEDVMKIYAESFLGAEHLALVQREAQALVQRVLAG; this is translated from the coding sequence ATGCATGAGCGAGCAGGGGTACCGGCCACCGTCGAGGATCTGATTGATGTCGAGGCGCTGCTTGCGGCGTATTTCGCGGAGGTGCCAGACCCGCGGGTTGCCGCCGAGCGTGTCGTCTTTGGCACCTCGGGGCATCGCGGGTCGTCGCTGAAGCGATCCTTCAACGAGGCGCACATCATTGCGATCAGCGCAGCCATCGCCGAATATCGTGCGGCGCAGGGCATCGCGGGCCCGCTGTTCATAGGCGGCGACACGCACGCGCTCTCTGAGCCCGCTGAGCACACCGCACGCGAGGTGCTTGCGGCGGCTGGCGTGCACGTGTTGGCGCGATCCGGATCAGGGGATGAGGTCTTCGTTCCGACGCCCGCGCTCAGCCACGCGATCCTCGCCCACAATGCGGGTCGCGATGCTGACGACCCGCAGCGCGCCGATGGCATCGTGATTACACCGAGCCACAACCCGCCGGGCGATGGCGGGTTCAAATACAACCCGCCCCACGGCGGCCCCGCAGACACCGACGCGACCAACTGGATCGCGGCCCGCGCCAACGAGCTGCTCGAATCGGGCGTCGCGCAGGTGCCGCGCGCCGGGCGCGACGGCGTCGAAGGCACCCCGGTGGGGCGCTATGACTTCCTCGGTGAATACGTCGAGTCACTGGGCGAGGTGATCGACATGGCCGCGATTCGCGAGGCCGGCGTACGCTTCGCCGCGCACCCGCTTGGCGGCGCGAGCGTCGCGTACTGGGCGGCCATTCGCGACCGCTTCGAGCTCGATCTCACGGTGCTGGGCCCGGGCGTCGACCCGCAGTGGGCGTTTATGCACCTCGATTGGGATGGCAAGATTCGCATGGATCCGTCGTCGGCGAACGTGATGTCGACCGTGGCCGAGCACCGCGACGACTTCGCGATCGTCACCGGCAACGACGCAGACTCCGATCGTCACGGCGTTGTGACGCGTGACGCGGGGCTGATGAACCCCAACCACTATCTCGCGGTCGCGATTGATTACCTGCTGTCGCACCGCCCCGATTGGCCCGTGACCGCCGGCATCGGCAAGACGCTCGTATCGTCGGCGCTGATCGACCGGGTCGTGGCCGGGCACGGCCGCGAACTGCTCGAGGTGCCCGTCGGGTTTAAGTGGTTCGTACCGGGCCTCGCCGATGGCAGCGTGGTCTTTGGTGGCGAGGAGAGCGCGGGGGCGTCGTTCCAGCGCTTCGACGGCTCTGCGTGGAGCACCGATAAAGACGGCATTTTGCTCGCGCTGCTGGCCGCCGAAATTCTTGCGGTCACCGGCCAGACACCGTCTGAGCGGTACCGCGAGCTCGCCGACCGCTTCGGTGAACCTGCTTACGCCCGCATCGATGCGGCGGCGACCCCCGAGCAGAAGGCCCGGCTGGGTGCGCTGTCTGCCGCAGACGTCACCGCGACTGAGCTTGCGGGCGATCCGATCACCGCGATTCTCACCGAGGCGCCCGGCAACGGGGCCCGCATTGGCGGCCTCAAGGTACAGACTGCGAACGCGTGGTTTGCCGCGCGCCCCTCGGGCACCGAAGACGTGATGAAGATCTACGCCGAATCATTCTTGGGCGCCGAGCACCTCGCGCTCGTGCAGCGTGAGGCGCAGGCGCTCGTGCAGCGGGTGCTCGCGGGCTAA
- the pheA gene encoding prephenate dehydratase, translated as MTSTPAPLRRYSYLGPAGTFTEAALKQVPEAVGQEWRPVDNLGEALQHVVSGESDAAMIAIENSIDGGVTVAQDALATIPGLRIVGEYLVSVNFVLVARPGVALEDITVVSGHPVAYAQCRAWLDRAVPQHRHLVATSNVQAAADLFDTAKGVDAAIAPPGIDAHYDVEVLGEALAENPDAVTRFVLVSRTAPVAEPTGADKTSLIVELPEDRAGALLELLEQFSTRGVNLTLIASRPIGDRMGRYRFVLDAEGHVRDERVADALLGVKRFSPNVVFLGSYPRADQVVASIRYAQDDAAFREARDWLSAECLGE; from the coding sequence ATGACTTCGACCCCTGCACCGCTGCGCCGTTACTCCTACCTGGGGCCGGCCGGAACCTTTACCGAGGCGGCGCTGAAGCAGGTGCCCGAAGCGGTGGGGCAAGAGTGGCGCCCGGTCGATAACCTCGGCGAGGCACTGCAGCACGTCGTCTCGGGCGAAAGCGACGCCGCGATGATCGCGATCGAGAACTCGATCGATGGCGGGGTCACGGTGGCGCAAGACGCGCTCGCGACCATTCCGGGCTTGCGCATCGTGGGCGAGTACCTCGTCTCGGTGAACTTCGTGCTGGTCGCACGCCCCGGCGTCGCGCTCGAAGACATCACCGTGGTGTCGGGGCACCCGGTGGCGTATGCGCAGTGCCGGGCCTGGCTCGACCGCGCGGTGCCCCAGCATCGGCACCTCGTCGCGACCTCAAACGTGCAGGCCGCCGCCGACCTCTTTGACACCGCCAAGGGGGTCGACGCGGCCATCGCGCCGCCCGGCATTGACGCCCACTATGACGTCGAGGTGCTGGGCGAAGCGCTCGCCGAAAACCCCGACGCGGTCACCCGCTTCGTGCTCGTGAGCCGCACGGCGCCCGTCGCCGAGCCCACGGGGGCCGACAAAACCTCGCTCATCGTCGAACTGCCCGAAGACCGTGCGGGTGCACTGCTCGAACTGCTCGAACAGTTCTCGACGCGCGGCGTTAACCTGACGCTGATCGCCTCGCGCCCCATCGGCGACCGCATGGGCCGCTACCGCTTCGTGCTCGACGCCGAGGGGCACGTGCGCGATGAACGCGTCGCCGATGCCCTGCTGGGTGTGAAACGCTTCAGCCCCAATGTCGTGTTCTTGGGGTCATACCCGCGCGCAGACCAGGTGGTGGCGAGCATCAGGTACGCGCAAGATGACGCGGCCTTCCGCGAAGCACGCGACTGGCTGAGCGCGGAGTGCTTGGGGGAGTAA
- a CDS encoding sulfite exporter TauE/SafE family protein: MAQEIRPHAIWLALIGVAGGLMSGLFGVGGGTIIVPALAIWLSMPQKLSAGTSVLAILPTAIVGATTYALQGQVDWIAAICLALGMIVGAQLGTILLQKLSVDVVQWSFMIFLGIVIVTLWFVVPHRDAQIDMTFWTVFFLVVTGFAAGILSGLLGVGGGVIVVPVLMFFFGASDLIAKGTSLLMMIPGSMSATLGNVRRQNVDFRAAAWVGLAACLFVPLGSLLAGWIDPFWGNVAFSLYLVFVVTQMLLRWFKNRAK; the protein is encoded by the coding sequence ATGGCCCAAGAAATTCGACCCCACGCGATCTGGTTGGCACTGATTGGGGTCGCTGGCGGCCTCATGTCGGGCCTGTTTGGTGTCGGCGGGGGCACGATCATCGTGCCGGCGCTGGCCATCTGGCTGTCGATGCCGCAAAAACTATCTGCGGGCACCTCGGTGCTTGCGATCTTGCCGACGGCGATCGTGGGAGCGACGACCTACGCACTGCAGGGCCAGGTCGACTGGATCGCGGCGATCTGCCTCGCGCTGGGCATGATCGTGGGCGCGCAGCTGGGCACCATCCTGCTGCAAAAGCTTTCGGTTGATGTGGTGCAGTGGTCGTTCATGATCTTCTTGGGCATCGTGATCGTGACGCTCTGGTTCGTGGTGCCGCACCGCGATGCACAGATCGACATGACCTTCTGGACCGTCTTCTTCCTTGTGGTCACCGGCTTCGCCGCGGGCATCCTCTCGGGGCTGCTGGGCGTGGGCGGCGGAGTAATCGTAGTGCCGGTGCTGATGTTCTTCTTCGGCGCGAGCGACCTGATCGCGAAGGGAACTTCGCTGCTGATGATGATCCCCGGCTCCATGTCGGCCACCCTCGGCAACGTGCGCCGCCAGAACGTCGACTTCCGCGCCGCCGCCTGGGTGGGCCTGGCCGCCTGCCTCTTCGTGCCACTCGGATCGCTGCTCGCTGGCTGGATCGACCCGTTCTGGGGCAACGTCGCGTTCTCGCTCTACCTGGTGTTCGTCGTCACGCAGATGCTGCTGCGCTGGTTCAAAAACCGCGCCAAGTAG
- the pyrE gene encoding orotate phosphoribosyltransferase: protein MTTAREQLIELITSEAVFHGDFTLTSGKKATYYIDLRKLSLDHRAAPLIGQVMLDLIDDIDGVVAVGGLTMGADPIASAIMHQGVAQGKMYDSFVVRKEPKDHGRGRQVEGPDLNGKRVIVVEDTSTTGGSPLAAIEALKKVGAEVVAVAVVVDRQAPAKARIEEAGYEYRFAIGLEDLGLDPQ from the coding sequence ATGACCACCGCGCGCGAACAGCTGATTGAACTCATCACGAGCGAGGCCGTGTTTCACGGCGACTTTACGCTCACCAGTGGCAAGAAGGCCACCTACTACATCGACCTGCGCAAGCTGTCGCTCGACCACCGGGCCGCGCCCCTGATCGGCCAGGTCATGCTCGACCTGATCGACGACATCGACGGCGTCGTCGCCGTCGGCGGGCTCACCATGGGCGCCGACCCCATCGCCTCGGCGATCATGCACCAGGGCGTCGCCCAGGGCAAGATGTACGACTCATTCGTCGTGCGCAAGGAGCCCAAGGATCACGGCCGTGGCCGCCAGGTTGAGGGCCCCGATCTCAACGGCAAGCGCGTCATCGTCGTCGAAGATACCTCAACGACGGGCGGCTCACCGCTCGCCGCCATCGAAGCCCTTAAGAAGGTCGGCGCCGAGGTTGTGGCCGTGGCCGTGGTCGTTGACCGCCAGGCCCCCGCCAAGGCACGCATTGAAGAAGCCGGGTACGAGTACCGCTTCGCAATCGGCCTCGAAGACCTGGGCCTCGACCCCCAGTAG
- a CDS encoding HAD-IIA family hydrolase, which yields MTHVEPHPRRETIECWLTDMDGVLVHENQAIPGASELLQHWRDTDTPYLVLTNNSIYTARDLSARLAASGIDVPEDRIWTSALATAAFLKQQKPGGSAYVVGEAGLHTALHDAGYTMTESNPDFVVVGETRSYSFEAITKAIRLIIGGARFISTNPDATGPSMEGVLPATGAINALITKATGKIPYVVGKPNPMMFRSALNKIGAHSHNTGMIGDRMDTDIVAGMEAGLHTVLVMTGIADRAEIERFPFRPDEVLKSVADLL from the coding sequence ATGACGCATGTAGAGCCGCACCCCCGCCGCGAAACGATCGAATGTTGGCTGACCGACATGGATGGCGTGCTGGTGCACGAGAATCAGGCAATTCCGGGCGCTTCTGAGCTGCTGCAGCACTGGCGCGACACCGATACGCCCTACCTCGTGCTCACCAATAACTCGATCTACACCGCGCGCGATCTCAGCGCGCGCCTCGCCGCATCGGGCATCGACGTGCCCGAGGATCGCATTTGGACGAGCGCGCTGGCCACCGCCGCATTCTTGAAGCAGCAGAAGCCCGGCGGGTCGGCCTATGTGGTCGGCGAGGCCGGCCTGCACACCGCGCTGCACGACGCCGGGTACACGATGACCGAGTCGAACCCCGACTTCGTGGTCGTGGGCGAGACGCGCAGCTACTCGTTCGAGGCGATCACCAAGGCGATTCGCCTGATCATCGGCGGCGCGCGCTTCATCTCGACGAACCCCGACGCGACGGGCCCCAGCATGGAGGGCGTGCTGCCCGCGACCGGCGCCATCAACGCGCTGATCACCAAGGCGACGGGCAAGATTCCCTACGTCGTTGGCAAGCCGAACCCCATGATGTTCCGCTCGGCGCTCAACAAGATTGGTGCGCACTCGCACAACACCGGCATGATCGGTGACCGCATGGACACCGACATCGTCGCGGGCATGGAGGCTGGCCTACACACGGTGCTCGTGATGACCGGCATCGCCGATCGCGCCGAGATCGAGCGCTTCCCGTTCCGCCCCGACGAGGTACTCAAGTCGGTCGCCGACCTGCTGTAA
- a CDS encoding sulfurtransferase, which produces MTNRDSILITVDALQARLESERDFPAGSPRTRLLDVRWTMPQPDGREAFAAGHLPGAVYVDLDTQLAQHKTAQDGRHPLPDPADFQAAARSWGLNDDDEVVVYDGGGNYASARAWWLLLNAGFGRVRLLDGALPAWVAAGGTLETGSPAVEPGDVTLSSAQLPAIELTEVEPFVAAGGKLIDARAAERYAGIQEPIDPRAGHIPGAVSAPTGGNLTRDGFFLPGDVLRARFSTVGVDSAQAIAAYCGSGVTATHTLVALALAGFGGALFPGSWSQWSNHDELPVATGELP; this is translated from the coding sequence ATGACGAACCGCGACTCGATCCTCATCACCGTCGATGCCTTACAAGCCCGCCTTGAATCAGAACGCGACTTCCCTGCGGGGTCGCCCCGCACTCGTCTGCTCGATGTGCGGTGGACGATGCCGCAGCCCGACGGCCGGGAGGCATTCGCTGCCGGCCACTTGCCAGGTGCCGTGTACGTCGACCTCGATACGCAGCTCGCGCAGCATAAAACGGCGCAAGATGGCCGGCACCCGCTCCCCGACCCCGCAGACTTTCAGGCAGCCGCCCGCTCATGGGGGCTGAACGATGACGACGAAGTGGTCGTGTACGACGGTGGCGGTAACTATGCGTCGGCGCGCGCCTGGTGGCTACTACTCAACGCCGGCTTCGGCCGCGTGCGTTTGCTCGACGGTGCGCTCCCGGCGTGGGTCGCCGCGGGCGGCACGCTTGAAACCGGATCCCCCGCAGTCGAGCCCGGCGATGTCACGCTGAGCAGCGCTCAGCTCCCCGCGATTGAACTCACCGAGGTGGAACCGTTCGTGGCCGCCGGTGGCAAGCTCATTGATGCGCGAGCGGCCGAACGGTATGCGGGCATCCAAGAACCGATCGATCCGCGCGCGGGCCATATTCCCGGGGCGGTCAGCGCACCGACCGGCGGCAACCTCACGCGCGACGGCTTCTTCCTCCCCGGTGACGTGCTCAGGGCACGCTTCAGCACGGTCGGGGTCGATAGCGCTCAGGCCATCGCCGCGTACTGTGGCTCGGGCGTCACCGCGACGCACACGCTCGTGGCCCTCGCGCTCGCCGGGTTCGGCGGCGCCCTATTTCCCGGCTCGTGGTCGCAGTGGTCAAACCACGACGAGCTTCCCGTTGCGACGGGCGAACTGCCCTAA
- a CDS encoding HAD family hydrolase, producing the protein MLPQVAPAERHMIALDLDGTVLDHGQHGDDQIPAEGYIDPDLARAIRALHEAGHEVIIATGRSVDATLPIVEALKIRPTWVIAANGAVTLKRDALAPRAYRSEIVEAFDPTSALKKIRKQLTNARYAVELAAGGFLYTDQIPAGTLPANQRRVPFEELLGVQASRVVVFSPDEQLESFMSAVESLGLTHVSYSVGTSSWLDIAPDGVTKASALELLASRLEIDRSRVFAAGDGRNDIDMLRWAARHGDAVAMGQATPEVQAVASRVTGPVEESGLLHALRDRFPELSALV; encoded by the coding sequence ATGCTGCCCCAGGTTGCGCCAGCCGAGCGCCACATGATTGCGCTCGATCTCGACGGAACCGTGCTCGACCACGGGCAACACGGTGACGATCAGATCCCGGCTGAGGGCTATATTGATCCGGATCTTGCTCGCGCCATTCGCGCGTTGCACGAAGCTGGGCACGAGGTCATCATCGCGACGGGCCGCTCGGTCGACGCGACGCTGCCTATCGTGGAAGCGCTCAAGATTCGTCCCACCTGGGTCATCGCAGCCAACGGGGCAGTGACATTGAAGCGCGATGCCCTCGCGCCGCGCGCCTACCGCAGCGAGATCGTGGAGGCGTTTGACCCCACGAGCGCGCTGAAGAAGATTCGTAAGCAGCTCACGAACGCCCGCTACGCGGTTGAGCTCGCGGCCGGCGGCTTCCTGTACACCGATCAGATTCCGGCCGGCACGTTGCCCGCCAACCAGCGGCGCGTGCCGTTCGAGGAACTGCTCGGGGTGCAGGCCAGCCGCGTGGTCGTGTTCTCGCCCGATGAGCAGCTGGAGTCGTTCATGAGCGCCGTGGAATCGCTGGGGCTCACCCACGTGTCGTACTCGGTGGGCACCTCATCGTGGCTCGACATCGCCCCCGACGGGGTGACGAAGGCGAGCGCGCTCGAACTGCTCGCCTCGCGCCTCGAGATCGACCGCTCGCGCGTCTTCGCCGCGGGCGACGGCCGCAACGACATCGACATGCTGCGGTGGGCGGCCCGCCACGGTGACGCGGTGGCCATGGGCCAGGCGACACCCGAGGTGCAGGCGGTCGCCAGCCGCGTGACCGGTCCTGTTGAAGAGTCGGGGCTGCTGCACGCCCTGCGCGACCGCTTCCCCGAGCTCTCAGCGCTCGTCTAA
- the serS gene encoding serine--tRNA ligase translates to MIDPVLLRNDPESIKRSQRARGKDEAVVDEALAADAARRQALGEFETLRAEQKEFGGRVKTAPKDEKPALIQQAQVLSAQVKAAEARAKDAELALETLALRIDNIVIDGVPEGGEENFVTLRTVGDQPTFDFEPRDHLELGELLGAIDMERGAKVSGARFYFLRGIGARLELALMNMALDRALQHGFTPLITPTLVKPEIMQGTGFLGEHADEVYHLPTQDLYLTGTSEVALAGYHSNEILDLERGAMKYAGWSTCYRSEAGSHGKDTRGILRVHQFNKLEMFVYTTPADAEAEHDRLVSYQEEMLTALGLHYRVIDVAAGDLGSSAARKFDIEAWVPTQDAYRELTSTSNCTTYQARRLSTRFRGETGKTEPVATLNGTLATTRWLVAILETHQQADGSVIVPEALRPYLGGLEVLTPTTGV, encoded by the coding sequence GTGATCGATCCAGTACTGCTCCGCAACGATCCCGAGTCCATCAAGCGCTCTCAGCGCGCCCGAGGCAAAGACGAGGCGGTGGTTGACGAGGCACTCGCCGCCGATGCCGCGCGCCGTCAAGCCCTCGGCGAGTTTGAGACATTGCGCGCCGAACAGAAAGAGTTCGGTGGCCGGGTCAAAACTGCGCCCAAAGACGAAAAGCCCGCGCTGATTCAGCAGGCCCAGGTGCTGTCGGCCCAGGTGAAGGCTGCCGAAGCCCGCGCGAAAGACGCCGAGCTTGCGCTCGAGACGCTCGCTTTGCGCATCGACAACATCGTCATCGACGGTGTGCCCGAAGGCGGCGAAGAGAACTTCGTCACGCTGCGCACGGTGGGCGACCAGCCCACGTTCGACTTCGAACCGCGTGACCACCTCGAGCTGGGCGAACTGCTCGGCGCGATCGACATGGAGCGCGGGGCAAAGGTCTCTGGCGCCCGCTTCTACTTCTTGCGCGGCATCGGTGCGCGCCTCGAACTCGCGCTCATGAACATGGCGCTCGACCGCGCGCTGCAGCACGGGTTCACCCCGCTGATCACGCCGACGCTCGTGAAGCCCGAAATCATGCAGGGCACCGGCTTCCTCGGTGAGCACGCCGACGAGGTTTACCACCTGCCCACGCAAGATCTGTACCTGACCGGCACCAGCGAGGTCGCCCTCGCCGGGTACCACTCCAACGAGATCCTCGATCTCGAGCGCGGCGCCATGAAGTACGCCGGCTGGTCCACCTGCTACCGCAGCGAGGCCGGGTCACACGGCAAAGACACCCGCGGCATCCTGCGCGTGCACCAGTTCAACAAGCTCGAAATGTTTGTGTACACGACCCCGGCCGATGCCGAGGCTGAGCACGACCGCCTCGTGTCGTACCAGGAAGAGATGCTCACCGCGCTCGGCCTGCACTACCGCGTCATCGACGTGGCGGCCGGCGATCTCGGCTCGAGCGCCGCACGCAAGTTCGACATCGAGGCGTGGGTGCCGACGCAAGATGCGTACCGTGAACTCACCTCGACGAGTAACTGCACCACGTACCAGGCTCGCCGCCTCTCAACCCGCTTCCGCGGCGAGACCGGCAAGACCGAGCCTGTTGCCACGCTGAATGGCACGCTCGCGACCACGCGTTGGCTGGTTGCGATCCTCGAGACGCACCAGCAGGCCGACGGCAGCGTCATCGTGCCCGAGGCACTCCGCCCCTACCTCGGCGGCCTCGAAGTACTCACCCCAACCACAGGAGTCTAA
- a CDS encoding amino acid ABC transporter permease, translated as MTVTVDQLQLGTDDDVVAVPLRRPWRWISAIVVLALVVSFVAAIATNPNLDFDTVGEFVFDPRIIEGVWLTLVITVVSMVVSTLLSIVIAAMRLATNPVLTTVAWFYVWAFRGTPVLVQIVLWGYLGLLFDKITLGVPLTDVVFWQMDTNSLVTPFVAGLLALTLNQAAYSSEIVRAGMMSVDEGQREAAYSLGMAPLYTFRRVLLPQAMRVIIPPMGNELISMLKNTSLLSVIAVMELYTQASVISSSNLKQVELLIVVSLWYLFMTSVLSVPQYYLERRYGRGSSRNLPLTPLQRLRAAANKRKPGPPPAPPTEIVSVVV; from the coding sequence ATGACGGTCACGGTAGACCAGCTGCAGCTCGGCACCGACGACGATGTCGTCGCGGTGCCGCTGCGCCGGCCGTGGCGCTGGATCAGCGCCATCGTCGTCTTGGCCCTCGTGGTCAGTTTCGTGGCCGCCATCGCCACGAACCCCAACCTCGACTTCGACACGGTGGGCGAGTTCGTCTTCGACCCCCGCATCATCGAGGGCGTGTGGCTCACCCTCGTCATTACCGTCGTATCAATGGTGGTCTCGACCCTGCTCTCCATCGTGATCGCGGCGATGCGCCTCGCCACAAACCCCGTGCTCACCACCGTGGCGTGGTTCTACGTGTGGGCATTTCGCGGCACCCCCGTGCTCGTGCAGATCGTGCTCTGGGGCTACCTCGGCCTGCTCTTTGACAAGATCACCCTCGGGGTGCCGCTCACCGACGTGGTGTTCTGGCAGATGGACACCAACTCGCTCGTCACCCCGTTTGTTGCGGGTCTGCTCGCGCTCACCCTCAACCAGGCCGCGTACTCGTCAGAGATCGTGCGCGCGGGCATGATGTCGGTGGATGAGGGGCAGCGCGAAGCCGCCTACTCACTCGGCATGGCCCCGCTGTACACCTTCCGCCGCGTACTGCTGCCCCAGGCCATGCGCGTCATCATTCCGCCCATGGGCAACGAGCTCATCTCGATGCTGAAGAACACCTCGCTGCTGTCAGTGATCGCGGTGATGGAGCTGTACACGCAGGCCTCGGTAATCTCGTCATCGAACCTGAAACAGGTGGAGCTACTCATCGTGGTGAGCCTGTGGTACCTCTTCATGACCAGCGTGCTGTCGGTGCCGCAGTACTACCTCGAGCGCCGGTACGGCCGCGGCAGCAGCCGCAACCTGCCCCTCACCCCGCTGCAGCGCCTGCGCGCGGCCGCCAATAAGCGCAAGCCCGGGCCGCCGCCCGCCCCGCCAACCGAGATTGTGAGCGTAGTGGTATGA
- a CDS encoding diacylglycerol/lipid kinase family protein encodes MPSSPARTQPSAAVVYHPFKTDLVALRAAVSAQEQLAGWTPTQWYETEEADAGVGATKRALADGADVVLASGGDGTIRAVAEGLRGTGVPLTVMPQGTGNLLARNLGMPLNDVEQCARAAFFGRSRKIDLGIARILRSDDSESEHVFLVLAGMGLDARAISTTQAALKKRVGWLAYIDAGVRTMIKDRPLEVHYSVDGTPADHLSVYSVMIGNCGLLPGGVLLIPDAKFDDGKLDVVALRPLGPFSWLRIWNKIGWENGVLRKSKTGRKIIDLVNDTKSVTYMQAKRFSLSVPSPEPVQLDGDDFGLATAVNGAVDAGALVVRILPEWVPQG; translated from the coding sequence ATGCCTTCTTCCCCCGCGCGCACGCAACCCAGCGCGGCCGTCGTTTACCACCCATTCAAGACTGACCTCGTCGCGTTACGTGCGGCGGTCTCGGCACAAGAGCAGCTCGCTGGCTGGACACCCACGCAGTGGTATGAGACCGAAGAGGCCGACGCTGGGGTGGGGGCTACGAAGCGCGCGCTCGCTGATGGCGCCGATGTGGTGCTTGCGAGCGGCGGTGACGGCACCATTCGGGCCGTGGCCGAGGGGCTGCGCGGCACCGGGGTGCCGCTCACGGTGATGCCCCAGGGCACCGGCAATCTGCTCGCCCGCAATCTCGGCATGCCATTGAATGATGTTGAGCAGTGCGCCCGCGCCGCATTCTTTGGCCGCAGCCGCAAAATCGACCTCGGCATTGCTCGCATTTTGCGCAGCGATGACAGCGAGAGCGAGCACGTGTTTTTGGTGCTCGCGGGGATGGGGCTCGATGCGCGCGCCATCTCCACCACCCAGGCGGCACTGAAAAAGCGGGTGGGTTGGCTGGCCTACATTGATGCTGGCGTGCGCACCATGATTAAGGATCGCCCGCTCGAGGTGCACTACTCGGTCGATGGCACCCCCGCCGATCACCTCTCGGTGTACAGCGTGATGATCGGCAACTGCGGGCTGCTGCCCGGCGGGGTGTTGCTGATTCCCGACGCAAAATTCGACGACGGCAAGCTCGATGTGGTGGCGCTGCGGCCGCTCGGCCCGTTCTCGTGGCTGCGCATCTGGAACAAGATCGGCTGGGAGAACGGCGTCTTGCGCAAGTCGAAAACGGGGCGCAAGATCATCGACCTCGTCAATGACACGAAGAGCGTCACCTATATGCAGGCGAAGCGGTTCTCGCTTTCGGTGCCGTCACCCGAGCCCGTGCAGCTGGATGGCGATGACTTTGGGCTGGCGACAGCGGTGAACGGCGCCGTCGATGCGGGGGCGCTCGTCGTGCGCATTCTGCCCGAGTGGGTGCCCCAGGGCTAA